From the genome of Saccharomyces kudriavzevii IFO 1802 strain IFO1802 genome assembly, chromosome: 16:
GAAACAAAATTCCCAAGCCTATGATGAATTGGACGGAAAAAATGTGGTAAAGCCACGTTATAATGGGTGCGAACAAAAGCCCACAACTAAATGCCAGCCCACCGATAGTTGCATAATCTAATTTACCTCCACCAGCAAAAGTATTGTTCTCTAGGTAATATGCCAGATATATAGCATAACCAGAATTTGCCCCCCAAGTACAGAAATTATATAGAACAAAAGCCAGAAGGACAAACCACCCGTATCCTCCATCGGGAACGTCGATGTTAGGAGTTGATATATTCCCActaacattttctttaccaGCTAATCTTGACTTGTTGTCAATGCTGTTTAGACCGTTTTCATCTTGTTTTGCAGACATGGTTGACACAAATCAATTGCAAGTGCAGGAATTGTTGTACAGAAGTACAGAGACTATACTTTTACGCCATTaggaagaaattgaattgGAAATAGGACGATATTACCTATATATAGGTTTTTGAGCAGCTCTAAACACCTGTAAAGCGGACGTATCAATAAAACGGAATACCACCCATTATGTTATTCTCTTAATTTCGTGATTCAGAAAACACCAAACAATGTCCTTTAGTATTGTATACATGTCAAAGCGGGAATAGCCAAAAAACGGAGAATTTTGGAAACCTTAAAAAGATGGGTGTAGACTTCAAACATGAACTCAAACAGAAATTCAAGGCTTTGGGATAAAAGTGCGTTTATCACCTACATATCCATAGCAATTGAACGTATGGTAATCTTCCAGCGGTAATATCACAAAAACGGAGCACTTTGCGAAGTAGTAAGTCTGCGCTTGAATGCTTTTTGCCATTAATAGAACATGAAAAAGCTGGAATTTGATCGGAAAAACACTTTGATTAGAAGGAGTAGAAAAAAGCCTGCAAAGTCATGTTACTTTTGCAGATCGAGAAAGCTTAAGTGTGATAGAACAAGGCCGCTATGCGGAAGTTGTTCTTCCAGAAGTCGAAAGCAATGTGactatgaagaaaacactTCTGCGGAAGAGAATCAGCTCAGGGCAAAATACAGCAAATGTTCGAAGTTTGAGATGGCTCGCCGTATTGAAGAACTGGAATCTCACATAGCAAAACAGCCCCAGGCCTACATTCACAAGGAAGAGAATCCTCTCAACAACATGAGATATCTATCTTCAAAGCACAATAGACACATACTATATGGGCCAACATCATACCGAGCAATATTAGCAACCCAAACAGACACTTTTACCAAATACAGGGAAAAGATATGGAAAGTACTAAAGCTTAGTCGTAACAGCTGGAAAAGAGAACATCATTACTCAACCCTTTCAGAGATCAGTTCCATTGAGGCTGTCTCACCCCAAACCGATTCACAGAGTGTTATTGAATCTTTATGTGAATCACTTCCAACCTATGAGACTTTCCAGCAGCATCTAGCCGATTTTTTCGCCAGCAATTTCTACCACAGCTACCAAATTGTTAATGAACAAAAAGTCCTGACAGACCTACAAGATTGCTTTGTGAAAGGTCCAAAAAATTGTGAAACGGGCTGTCATGAAATAACTGCCCTCACTCTAGAcaccaagaaaaactaTTACAAAGTGGGTGTAATGACAGCAATTATGTGCTTAGCATCACACCCGAGTAAGGTGCCAGAAGCTGTTGAAGTATTCCATAAAGTTTTAACATCTTTTGTTTCGGCTAAAGTCTTTTACATTGAGCGTGTcgaatttttgtttttacgTTATTTGTATATAAATGTAGCGGGTCTCGATGGGGGCGATCAATCGCATTGTATATTTCTTCATGGGTTGACGGTTGACACAGCTATTCATATGGGTCTTAACGAAGATCTTCGCCGTTTATTTGTGAATGAAAACCATCCAATGGAGGAGATTCCATATTTGAAGAGATTATGGTTATGGATATTATTCACAGACGTAAAAATCTCACTTTCCACAGGGATTCCACTACGCATCAGCGATGCTTTTGCAGAAAAGGCAtgcattgaaaattatTCCTCACCAAGtgatattcttctttataAGACGACATCAAAACTAAGGAACATTATGGAACAAATTCATGCCCGCGAAATATCGCCCAACATCCTGCTTATCATTGAAgacttgaaagaatttACCAGAAAGGTGTTCAAACCCTTACAATTTTACTTAAATACATTAAATTTAGATGGTAATGAGTTCACCCAGCTTCAATTATGGCACACAAGCCTTCATATGCTAGCAAGTTTATCCAATCTTCATGCCTTGACATGTCAAGAATATAACTCAACAATATTCAATACAAGCATTCTGGCTCCCCTGAACTCATTACATTTGTGCTTCAAGGTCCTCGAAGGTTATTTTGAATTAGATAATCACAATGCATCTTCTGCTTCTCCttgtatttcaaaaaaatggccCCATCTGAACAGTGCActatttcttgtttatgTGGGTGCTTTTAGAGCATTGATTCAGATTTACACTATATTTTTACAATACatggaaaacaaagatatCCAATCGTTCACGCAGACAAATATGCCTATAAAAAGCCAGTCTATATGTTCTGGGGATATCGAAGGTCCACGCGATGGTTGCATTTCACTGAAGGATgtattcaaagaaatgggAAACATATTTGATCATATTCACCAGGAAAAGTTGAGGCCGCTTGCCCAAATTTGGCAGAACTCCTATTACTTTTCTATTATCGTatcaatggaaaaaataGGAAGGAAagcatttgaaaaagtattGAAACATATTGATGAGAGGCGTAAAATAGAGGAAGACacatctgaaaaaaattcaaccACAATATCAAATGATCCAGAGGAATTCCTGATGCGTTTCTCAGAAAATTTCGCTGAGGATATATCAGGATATTCggatgatttttttgatacAGATATTTACGGATGGAGCAACtttgaagatttctttCCTTAATTGGTGCAATGACTGAGCGCTCAGAAAAAGAACCGTGCCAATTGACTCCATTTGTCAgctaaattgaaaatattttcgTGAAAGCTATTGGTAGCGTCGTTTGCCCCATATTTTGGACAACTAAATAATTCTGCGGCTGCGctgctcttttttttggcttctATTGcgtttttttcccttcaaCATCTTTAAACATGAATGTCCACGTTAACTCCACATTTAATGTGCGTTATGACACCGGGCCTGTAAGCCGCTGAGTATGGAACCccagatgatgaattttgaGTACAATAATTTTAATACGCtccaaatgaaaacaacCTACTTCTGAGGACACCAATTTCCATGTTCTTCTGGTATGCTACAGCTAGTAGGTCTATACATTAAGACTTTTTGATACTTACCTGTATCCTTGTCACTTCCAattatttgattttatcTACATTTTTTCGACAAAGAATCGCATTGACAGTTATAATCACCATGACGAGGAAAATTTAGGTAGAACGGTTACATGCATctaatcaagaaaaaatgtgcTTTAATCATAGTGGAAAATCATTACCTGAACCCCGATGAATTCACCTACAACTACATTTTAATGTAGAGAGAAACTGTAAAGCATGTCTCCACGTTTGCTGTTTATGATATTGTATGATACAACGGCTTTATGTGCCCCATATAATTTTTAACTTTGTAAATGACACCATTGAAAGGGCATGTGCGTTTCGGGTCAATATTGCAGAAAACAGTGCAATATTAAATTATCTAATTGGGACCATCATTTTGGCATTACCATATTTCGTacgaaaaaggaaaattgaAAGGCATCGCAAATATCCGAAACAACAGAATTCAGCTCTTACTGCTGATCATGCTTTATTCATGATAGATCTCTTTCTGAGACCAAAGTCCAACCCCTTATTTCGTGAACCAGTGAATCTCgttacaaatttttgatttaaGTTCTTATAAAGATAACGATATTATTTATACAGAATACATGTTGAAATAAGAGAGTATGGTCCAAATTATGTAAAATATTGCGTTCTTGAATGGTACACGTACTAGATACCTTTTTACCAGCTATCTATGGGTGGAATAAATTCATTCTATTTCCGGTAGAAGATATCATTTCAatagagaaagaagaatggcTCTTGCTCAAGTAAACAGCGAGGACGAGTTTTTCATATTTCCATCTCAACAATATGTCGAAAACTCCCAGTACACTAAGGATCGTCCGTATGTGCTAcgcaatttttcaagcttGTGgcgttctttctttctatcTTTTCGAACCTGACAGTCAAAATTAATGTTTGGATAATATTTGTCCGCGCTAAGAATAAGGTTGAAACCATCAACAGAAGCTGATAAGGACCCAGTGTGCTACAGGGTAAGGGGCAGAAACTGCATATTACTGTAGTTTTGGAATAAACATCCATATGTACCCATAAAGTCGCATTATTATATAGGAATTAATTACTACTCCCAATGGAGATGCAATGTTACCCTAAATATCTCATAAAAGAGTGCTCCAATATATTTGCTGTCTAACATCACGACATGTTACATAAGCTAGACCGTACTATCTCTCGTCAACAAAATTGGAGATGAGAAGAGCATAGGTTTTTGCCCGTTAAATATCTCGAATCTCAAAAGGTTGTCTTAGTTAAGGACATCTTCAGAATAAGGCTTTACTTGGTTCTGTTATGATATTTACAGCAAAGTAGCATTTCTTACGTGGGTAAAAATACGATTGGCACTACAGCTTAGTGGAAAATTTATCCGTTTCTCGCTGCTTCATCTATGTTTTAGGATTTACGTTCTTGCACGCTATTATATTGTCATGCCATAAGCGTGTCGTGTCGAAAAAACTTACTCAGTTCTCAGCCACCCTACGACTATTCTCTTAGAAGAGGCACAGTGGTTCAAAAGGCAAATAATTTAGGGACTCAGCACCTTAAATTGAGGATCCGTTGATGAGTTGAAAGCTTATTTTACGAAGTGAAGGAAGTGTGGAACTTAATCAACACTGAGGGAAAGTGGAGCTCAATTCTTTTATAAGATATTCAACTTTCAACGTCGTTCTCTACTTCGAAggatttttatttatatttacTCTACCCTCGTGAAGTCTTGGCCTCTTGTTTAAGTCTTTACGGTTTTCCGATGATGCTACGGTCGTTGGAGCTACAGCATTGCATTGATGAGAAAGAAAGCTGAAATGCAGTATTTAGTCGCTATTAtaaagagcaagaaaaatggttcTAAAATGGGTGGAATCGGGTCGCAAAGCGAATGAATCTGTGTATGCTTGAGCAGTAAATTGGGAAGAATGAAGAGTTATTTTTTCGAAGGAATTGATTGCCGGCGATTCTTTAACCGCAACTATTCTGCTGTTTTTGC
Proteins encoded in this window:
- the SKDI16G4510 gene encoding uncharacterized protein (similar to Saccharomyces cerevisiae YKL222C), producing MKKLEFDRKNTLIRRSRKKPAKSCYFCRSRKLKCDRTRPLCGSCSSRSRKQCDYEENTSAEENQLRAKYSKCSKFEMARRIEELESHIAKQPQAYIHKEENPLNNMRYLSSKHNRHILYGPTSYRAILATQTDTFTKYREKIWKVLKLSRNSWKREHHYSTLSEISSIEAVSPQTDSQSVIESLCESLPTYETFQQHLADFFASNFYHSYQIVNEQKVLTDLQDCFVKGPKNCETGCHEITALTLDTKKNYYKVGVMTAIMCLASHPSKVPEAVEVFHKVLTSFVSAKVFYIERVEFLFLRYLYINVAGLDGGDQSHCIFLHGLTVDTAIHMGLNEDLRRLFVNENHPMEEIPYLKRLWLWILFTDVKISLSTGIPLRISDAFAEKACIENYSSPSDILLYKTTSKLRNIMEQIHAREISPNILLIIEDLKEFTRKVFKPLQFYLNTLNLDGNEFTQLQLWHTSLHMLASLSNLHALTCQEYNSTIFNTSILAPLNSLHLCFKVLEGYFELDNHNASSASPCISKKWPHLNSALFLVYVGAFRALIQIYTIFLQYMENKDIQSFTQTNMPIKSQSICSGDIEGPRDGCISLKDVFKEMGNIFDHIHQEKLRPLAQIWQNSYYFSIIVSMEKIGRKAFEKVLKHIDERRKIEEDTSEKNSTTISNDPEEFLMRFSENFAEDISGYSDDFFDTDIYGWSNFEDFFP